In Struthio camelus isolate bStrCam1 chromosome 13, bStrCam1.hap1, whole genome shotgun sequence, the following are encoded in one genomic region:
- the SPINK1 gene encoding serine protease inhibitor Kazal-type 1 has translation MKATGVFLLLCLALCSYPGNAEPDSAADTGTEAACSNYDLKKGCAKIFDPVCGTDNILYSNECLLCFQNLQRKTNVRIKRRGTCQEPSPRSDSTQN, from the exons ATGAAAGCAACTGGTgttttcctgctcctctgcctggcaCTCTGCAGCTACCCAG GAAATGCTGAACCGGATAGTGCTGCTGACACAGGAACAGAG gcAGCTTGCAGCAATTATGACCTAAAGAAAGGCTGTGCAAAGATCTTTGACCCCGTTTGTGGCACGGACAACATCTTATACAGCAATGAGTGTTTGTTGTGCTTTCAGAACCT GCAAAGGAAAACTAATGTGCGCATAAAGAGAAGGGGAACGTGTCAAGAGCCTTCCCCACGTTCCGACTCCACTCAAAACTAA